A genomic window from Periweissella cryptocerci includes:
- the gltX gene encoding glutamate--tRNA ligase: MANKKLRVRYAPSPTGHLHIGNARTALFNYLYARHNKGKFIIRIEDTDQKRNIADGERSQLDNLKWLGLDWDEGPDKPGDVGPYRQSERLEIYKPLIQNLLDRGLAYESYKTEDELSAERERQIEAGETPRYIYEFAGMTDEEREAKIAEAKAAGLTPVVRFKVPVGKVYGWEDIVKGHIEIGAEQVGGDWVIQKRDGMPTYNFAVVVDDHMMEISDVLRGDDHISNTPKQMMIYEAFGWDVPKFGHMTLIINTETGKKLSKRDESVLQFIEQYRELGYLPDAMVNFIILLGWSPVGEDEIFSLKEFVKMFDSERLSKSPAKFDGKKLEWVNNQWLKKISTDDIMPSILHQLAAADLITPADLDAEKLTWLHRMTELYKDQMSFTNQIVEFSKDTFFEMPELNDEAKEELVDTDDVIKVLSAFRDHAQALEFFVAAAIAPEIKAVQKETGIKGRKLFMPIRIATSHEMHGPALPEVLELIGRDTVVARLDKIISELKA, from the coding sequence TTGGCAAATAAGAAGCTTCGGGTGCGTTATGCCCCAAGTCCAACTGGGCACCTCCACATCGGAAATGCTCGGACAGCATTGTTCAACTATCTCTATGCGCGTCACAACAAGGGAAAGTTCATTATTCGGATTGAAGATACCGACCAGAAACGGAACATTGCGGATGGTGAACGGAGCCAGCTTGACAACTTGAAGTGGCTCGGTCTTGATTGGGATGAAGGTCCTGATAAGCCTGGTGACGTTGGTCCATACCGTCAATCAGAACGTTTAGAAATCTACAAGCCATTAATCCAAAATTTGTTGGATCGTGGTTTGGCATATGAATCATACAAAACAGAAGACGAATTGTCTGCTGAACGTGAACGTCAAATTGAAGCTGGTGAAACACCACGCTACATTTACGAATTTGCGGGTATGACTGATGAAGAACGCGAAGCTAAAATTGCTGAAGCTAAGGCCGCTGGATTGACACCAGTTGTTCGTTTCAAGGTTCCAGTTGGTAAGGTTTACGGCTGGGAAGATATCGTCAAAGGCCACATCGAAATCGGTGCGGAACAAGTCGGTGGTGACTGGGTTATCCAAAAGCGTGATGGAATGCCAACATACAACTTTGCCGTTGTTGTTGATGACCACATGATGGAAATCTCAGACGTCCTTCGTGGTGATGACCACATCTCAAACACGCCTAAGCAAATGATGATCTATGAAGCATTTGGTTGGGATGTGCCTAAGTTTGGTCACATGACTTTAATCATCAACACGGAAACTGGTAAGAAGCTTTCTAAGCGTGACGAATCAGTGCTCCAATTCATCGAACAATACCGTGAACTCGGTTACTTGCCTGATGCGATGGTTAACTTCATTATCTTGCTTGGCTGGTCACCAGTTGGGGAAGACGAAATCTTTAGCTTGAAGGAATTCGTTAAGATGTTTGATTCTGAACGTCTCTCAAAATCACCAGCTAAGTTTGATGGTAAGAAACTTGAATGGGTTAATAACCAATGGTTGAAGAAGATTTCAACTGACGATATTATGCCTTCAATCTTGCACCAATTGGCTGCGGCGGACTTAATCACCCCAGCTGACTTGGACGCTGAAAAGTTGACTTGGTTGCACCGCATGACAGAACTCTACAAGGATCAAATGTCATTCACCAACCAAATCGTGGAATTCTCAAAGGATACGTTCTTTGAAATGCCAGAACTTAACGACGAAGCTAAGGAAGAATTGGTTGATACTGACGACGTAATCAAGGTGCTTTCAGCATTCCGTGATCACGCCCAAGCCCTCGAATTTTTCGTTGCCGCTGCAATCGCGCCTGAAATCAAAGCTGTCCAAAAGGAAACTGGTATCAAGGGTCGTAAACTCTTCATGCCAATCCGGATTGCAACTTCACACGAAATGCACGGACCAGCATTGCCAGAAGTCTTAGAATTGATTGGTCGCGACACTGTCGTTGCCCGTCTTGATAAGATAATCAGCGAACTTAAAGCTTAA
- a CDS encoding PIN/TRAM domain-containing protein, with protein MRKRIIQAAFALVGGSLGLLVLPSLWELLHWNKMFFIDNNITDFIIGALLLLFVSFYFVDIIDSMLSDVEKYLSTKNPLTLLIGSVTTILGMLIAVLISSLFVNSKILLVNTVIPILLMLILGYLGFRLGTTRIEEWKKLIPAFNRTRAKVEPAHEGELVGDLNQEPNYHHYKILDTNILIDGRIYDLVKTGFVEGTLLVPNFVLYEIQYIADSADSIKRVRGRRGLDILNKLREEKIIPIEMYDGDYEDIKEVDEKLVQLAKDLDAVLVTNDFNLNKVTTFQNVEIFNINELVGALRPRVLPGETMNAMVVKKGTERQQGVAYLDDGTMVVVEDGQYFMNKTIEVVVTSALQTDAGRMIFAKPTHSTKPIDKPKN; from the coding sequence ATGCGTAAACGAATTATTCAAGCAGCTTTTGCGCTGGTAGGTGGATCTTTGGGGCTACTTGTCTTACCAAGTCTTTGGGAACTATTACACTGGAACAAAATGTTCTTCATCGATAACAACATTACTGACTTTATTATTGGCGCGCTTTTGCTATTATTCGTGTCATTTTACTTCGTTGATATTATTGACAGTATGTTATCTGATGTTGAAAAATACTTATCAACGAAGAATCCACTGACGTTATTAATTGGTAGTGTCACGACGATTTTGGGGATGTTAATTGCCGTCTTAATCTCAAGTCTATTTGTTAATTCAAAAATCTTGCTGGTTAATACCGTGATTCCCATTTTATTAATGTTAATTTTAGGGTATTTAGGTTTCCGGCTAGGGACGACGCGGATTGAAGAATGGAAGAAATTAATTCCAGCATTTAATCGGACACGCGCGAAAGTCGAGCCCGCCCATGAAGGTGAGCTAGTTGGTGATTTGAATCAAGAACCCAACTATCACCACTACAAAATTTTGGATACAAATATCTTGATTGATGGTCGTATTTACGATTTGGTTAAGACAGGATTTGTTGAAGGAACGCTGTTAGTACCTAATTTTGTCTTGTATGAAATTCAATATATTGCCGATTCGGCCGACTCAATTAAACGGGTCCGCGGGCGTCGTGGTTTAGATATTTTGAACAAATTACGTGAAGAAAAAATTATCCCAATTGAAATGTACGATGGCGATTACGAAGATATTAAGGAAGTTGATGAAAAGCTAGTGCAACTGGCGAAGGATTTGGATGCAGTTTTAGTAACCAATGATTTTAACTTAAATAAAGTTACGACTTTCCAAAATGTTGAAATTTTCAATATTAATGAATTGGTGGGGGCTCTACGTCCGCGCGTCTTACCTGGTGAAACGATGAATGCGATGGTCGTTAAAAAGGGAACCGAGCGACAACAAGGGGTAGCCTACTTGGATGATGGTACGATGGTCGTAGTTGAAGATGGGCAATACTTCATGAACAAAACGATTGAAGTGGTGGTCACGTCAGCATTACAAACGGATGCTGGCCGCATGATTTTCGCCAAACCAACGCACTCAACCAAACCGATTGATAAACCAAAGAACTAA
- the radA gene encoding DNA repair protein RadA has translation MAKVKTQFICSNCGYNSPKYLGRCPNCGEWGTLVEEKIQPDVVDRKSRVSLTGQLAKVEKIDKVAVQDQPRVKVELGELNRVLGGGVVPGSMILIGGDPGIGKSTLLLQVSGQLAKTGGLVLYVSGEESAVQIKMRADRLGVGGTDFYLYPETDMSLIRKQIEELKPDYVIIDSVQTMQEPDITSAVGSVSQIREVTAELLQIAKTNGITIFIVGHVTKDGAIAGPKMLEHMVDTVLYFEGDMHHSYRILRAVKNRFGSTNELGIFEMKTNGLNEVDNPSEIFLEERIDGATGSAIVVSMEGTRPILVEMQALITPSVFGNAQRTASGLDRNRVSLIMAVLEKRANMLLQNQDAYLKAAGGVKLDEPAIDLAIAVAVASSYRDKETKMGDAFIGEIGLTGEIRRVSRIEERVAEAEKLGFKRVFIPENNLKGWNPKGKIQVVGVATISEALRRAFDEDGNDYKARNKTNPYRISQENE, from the coding sequence ATGGCAAAAGTAAAAACACAATTTATTTGTTCTAACTGTGGCTACAACTCACCTAAGTATCTAGGACGGTGTCCTAACTGTGGTGAATGGGGCACGTTAGTTGAAGAAAAAATTCAACCAGATGTAGTTGATCGTAAGAGCCGGGTTAGTTTGACTGGCCAATTAGCCAAAGTTGAAAAAATTGACAAAGTCGCAGTGCAAGATCAACCACGGGTAAAAGTTGAACTTGGGGAACTTAACCGCGTCTTAGGCGGTGGGGTTGTTCCTGGTTCAATGATTTTAATCGGTGGTGATCCTGGGATTGGTAAATCAACTTTGCTACTACAAGTATCTGGGCAACTAGCAAAAACTGGTGGGTTGGTCCTGTATGTTTCTGGTGAAGAAAGTGCCGTCCAAATCAAGATGCGCGCTGATCGCTTAGGCGTTGGTGGTACTGATTTCTACTTGTACCCAGAAACGGATATGAGTTTAATCCGGAAGCAAATTGAAGAATTAAAACCAGATTACGTAATAATTGATTCCGTCCAAACCATGCAAGAACCAGATATTACTTCTGCGGTCGGTTCCGTATCACAAATTCGTGAAGTAACCGCGGAATTATTACAGATTGCCAAGACGAATGGGATTACAATTTTCATTGTCGGGCACGTGACCAAGGACGGCGCAATTGCGGGTCCTAAAATGCTCGAACACATGGTGGACACGGTGCTGTATTTTGAAGGTGACATGCACCACTCGTACCGGATTTTACGGGCAGTCAAAAATCGGTTTGGCTCGACAAATGAACTTGGGATTTTTGAGATGAAAACGAATGGGCTGAACGAAGTTGATAACCCATCAGAAATCTTCTTGGAAGAACGAATTGATGGGGCAACTGGTTCGGCAATCGTGGTTTCAATGGAAGGAACACGGCCAATTTTAGTTGAAATGCAGGCACTGATTACGCCGTCGGTATTTGGTAATGCTCAGCGGACGGCGTCAGGACTTGATCGTAATCGGGTATCGTTAATTATGGCGGTCCTCGAAAAACGTGCGAACATGCTACTGCAAAACCAAGATGCGTATTTGAAAGCAGCTGGTGGTGTAAAACTGGATGAACCCGCCATTGATTTGGCGATTGCTGTGGCCGTGGCCTCATCATATCGTGATAAGGAAACGAAGATGGGGGATGCGTTCATCGGTGAAATTGGTTTAACAGGTGAAATTCGCCGCGTTAGTCGTATCGAAGAACGGGTCGCAGAAGCCGAAAAACTAGGCTTCAAACGCGTGTTCATTCCTGAAAACAATCTGAAGGGCTGGAATCCCAAAGGCAAAATTCAAGTCGTTGGGGTCGCAACAATCAGTGAAGCATTACGGCGCGCCTTTGATGAAGATGGCAATGATTACAAAGCTAGAAACAAAACGAACCCATATCGGATTAGCCAAGAAAACGAGTAA
- a CDS encoding dUTP diphosphatase — translation MTRGFEVVSKYQALDLPSRATTRAAGYDFQAAVDFKLPSIWKLGFLKVLWALKHENEVDADDLVKAQKIIKPLLIPTGIKAYMDENEYLMIANRSSNPLKRSLILPNGVGIIDADYYNNSSNEGEIFVQMINWGLTDITVKKGERIGQGIFMPFLLADGDADTAKQERTSGFGSTGIN, via the coding sequence ATGACACGTGGATTTGAAGTAGTAAGTAAATATCAAGCACTAGATTTGCCAAGTCGCGCAACGACTCGCGCCGCAGGTTATGATTTTCAAGCGGCAGTCGACTTTAAGTTGCCTTCAATTTGGAAACTTGGTTTTCTCAAAGTCCTCTGGGCATTAAAACATGAAAATGAAGTCGACGCTGATGATTTGGTAAAAGCACAAAAAATTATTAAGCCCTTATTGATTCCAACGGGGATTAAAGCTTATATGGACGAAAATGAATACTTGATGATTGCGAACCGCTCAAGTAACCCATTGAAACGCAGCTTAATCTTACCAAATGGGGTGGGAATTATTGATGCGGACTACTACAATAATTCGAGCAACGAAGGTGAAATCTTTGTGCAAATGATTAACTGGGGTTTGACCGATATTACCGTAAAAAAGGGCGAACGGATTGGTCAAGGAATCTTCATGCCATTCTTGCTAGCCGACGGTGATGCTGATACGGCCAAGCAAGAGCGGACAAGTGGTTTTGGCTCAACGGGGATTAACTAG
- a CDS encoding GNAT family N-acetyltransferase: MEFIIEPGRLSNTAADGTLMAEILFPAINDGQTWSIDHTYVNPDLRGQGVAGQMLAKVVELATAQGKTLKPVCSYARKAFFTNPKYQKLEVHA; encoded by the coding sequence ATGGAATTTATTATCGAACCAGGCCGTTTATCAAACACTGCTGCCGATGGCACATTAATGGCGGAAATCCTTTTTCCAGCCATCAACGACGGGCAAACTTGGTCAATTGATCACACTTACGTCAATCCTGACTTACGGGGACAAGGCGTGGCCGGTCAAATGTTAGCTAAAGTCGTTGAACTGGCAACCGCCCAAGGCAAAACATTAAAACCCGTTTGTTCATACGCGCGCAAAGCCTTTTTCACGAACCCCAAATATCAAAAATTGGAAGTTCATGCATAA
- the rpiA gene encoding ribose-5-phosphate isomerase RpiA gives MDQNELKKQVGYKAAEFVEDGMTVGLGTGSTVKFLVDALGERVQNEGLKIVGVPTSDRTREQALSLGITVKGIDEVDHIDLTIDGADEIDNNFQGIKGGGAAHLWEKIVAINSTKNMWIVDASKMVDTLGKFPLPLEVIPYGSGQLIKKLDKMGLKPELRKRDGEIVLTDSKNYVIDLHLDAIEDPHDLEKELIQMVGVVEQGFFLDLVNTVIVGREEGPQVIDNIR, from the coding sequence ATGGATCAAAATGAATTAAAGAAACAAGTCGGCTATAAGGCCGCTGAATTTGTCGAAGACGGTATGACCGTTGGTTTAGGAACTGGCTCAACGGTTAAGTTCTTAGTCGATGCCTTGGGCGAACGCGTCCAAAACGAAGGCTTGAAGATTGTTGGTGTTCCAACCTCTGACCGTACGCGTGAACAAGCCTTGTCACTTGGCATCACCGTTAAAGGCATTGATGAAGTTGATCACATCGATTTAACGATTGATGGTGCCGACGAAATCGATAATAACTTCCAAGGTATTAAGGGTGGCGGTGCCGCTCACCTTTGGGAAAAAATTGTCGCAATTAACTCAACTAAAAACATGTGGATTGTTGACGCTTCTAAGATGGTTGATACCCTTGGTAAGTTCCCATTGCCATTGGAAGTTATCCCTTATGGTTCCGGTCAACTTATCAAGAAGTTGGACAAGATGGGCTTGAAGCCTGAACTCCGTAAGCGCGATGGTGAAATCGTCTTAACTGATTCAAAAAACTACGTGATTGACTTGCACTTAGACGCTATCGAAGACCCTCACGATTTGGAAAAAGAATTGATCCAAATGGTTGGTGTAGTTGAACAAGGTTTCTTCTTAGACCTTGTTAACACCGTCATCGTTGGCCGCGAAGAAGGTCCCCAAGTGATTGATAACATCCGTTAA
- a CDS encoding SMI1/KNR4 family protein: MSLQEYTSAKKKLDTHSEGFFTFITQSEELLRKAEKALHLNFPPDYRQFTLDFGTAVIEGIEIYGLTTDNFIDAGVPNVVWFTLNERLESQIRGDLLPIHDTTMGEYYALDFSKLNTFGEPKVVVCLPDLDDSEQSYPIVAENFGAFLLDLAEDLEA, from the coding sequence ATGAGTTTACAAGAATATACAAGTGCGAAAAAAAAACTTGATACACATTCGGAAGGATTTTTCACGTTTATAACACAATCAGAAGAACTACTTAGAAAGGCTGAGAAAGCATTACATCTAAATTTCCCACCTGATTATAGACAATTTACGCTTGATTTTGGTACGGCTGTCATTGAAGGCATTGAAATTTATGGATTAACTACAGACAATTTCATTGACGCGGGTGTACCTAACGTTGTTTGGTTTACGTTAAATGAACGCCTGGAATCTCAAATACGAGGTGATTTACTTCCAATTCACGATACTACCATGGGTGAATACTATGCACTTGATTTTTCTAAATTGAATACTTTCGGAGAACCAAAAGTTGTTGTATGCCTACCAGATTTGGATGATTCAGAGCAGTCATATCCAATAGTTGCTGAAAACTTTGGTGCATTTCTTTTAGATTTAGCTGAAGATCTTGAAGCATAA
- a CDS encoding T6SS immunity protein Tdi1 domain-containing protein produces the protein MIELKDFKKESDVPKETIEKYRNILPFELIEVWENYGFGSFYSGYLKTVNPDEYTDVLDEAAPFFSKGNVIFTTGLADVITWEEPQAAEANGYAYLVMFRNGEFKGLATRNLEFFFEDIINEDVFQRNEELLATPYFEAVKQQGEPAYDEAFGYTPLLVLGGHDSIESLQKVDLMAHIALISAFHGGPVFDTDEPSTDELEVDNQPIEHKVDSEPKKKKFFGLF, from the coding sequence ATGATTGAATTAAAAGATTTTAAAAAAGAGTCTGATGTTCCCAAGGAGACGATTGAAAAATATCGGAATATTTTACCTTTTGAATTAATTGAAGTGTGGGAAAATTATGGTTTTGGGAGTTTTTATAGTGGTTACCTCAAAACTGTTAATCCGGATGAGTACACGGATGTATTAGATGAAGCTGCACCTTTTTTTAGTAAAGGGAATGTGATATTTACTACGGGGCTAGCAGATGTGATAACGTGGGAAGAGCCACAAGCAGCAGAAGCTAATGGTTACGCATATTTAGTGATGTTTCGAAATGGAGAGTTCAAAGGATTAGCCACGCGTAATTTGGAATTCTTTTTTGAAGATATTATCAATGAGGACGTATTTCAACGCAATGAGGAGTTACTAGCTACGCCGTACTTTGAAGCAGTCAAACAACAAGGTGAACCAGCCTACGATGAAGCATTTGGGTATACTCCGTTATTAGTTTTAGGTGGACATGATAGCATTGAGTCATTACAAAAAGTTGACCTAATGGCGCATATCGCACTGATTTCAGCATTTCATGGTGGACCTGTGTTTGATACCGATGAACCTAGTACGGATGAATTGGAAGTAGACAATCAGCCAATCGAACATAAGGTTGATTCTGAACCTAAGAAAAAGAAATTCTTTGGTTTGTTTTAA
- a CDS encoding immunity protein YezG family protein, which yields MLENELAPLYNELSNEVIITIPKDWTEVHYLGEVESQEKSTASIFYFKEKNGNNNFIRSNDIPDIYNVSEAEYDKHIDNMDTIIVKMYREFIDNKQAPWDQIKMSLTPDGKFNVDFIYGALQNMETRLMNL from the coding sequence ATGTTAGAAAATGAACTGGCACCTTTATACAATGAATTGAGTAACGAAGTAATTATTACGATTCCTAAGGATTGGACAGAAGTACATTATTTAGGTGAGGTAGAATCACAGGAGAAGAGTACAGCTTCCATTTTTTACTTTAAAGAAAAGAATGGAAATAATAATTTCATTCGTTCAAATGATATTCCTGACATTTATAACGTTTCAGAAGCGGAATATGATAAACATATAGACAATATGGATACTATAATAGTGAAGATGTATCGTGAGTTCATTGATAATAAGCAAGCTCCGTGGGATCAAATAAAAATGTCGTTAACCCCAGACGGGAAATTTAATGTTGATTTTATTTACGGTGCTTTGCAAAATATGGAGACACGGTTGATGAATTTGTAA
- a CDS encoding ATP-grasp domain-containing protein yields MATQFYPGQTLGIIGEGINGPMLAQTARQMGFRVAAYSPEAQSEILHLADLRFTGNFYNWEQLRAFAESVDFVTYESQDVPSETLSFLQQYTNLPQGTEALDITMDRLMERTLLEENNINVLPYSSAIDLDDVVTSAVRLGYPVALKPIQKTFDHGRERVIEGPASIGRVADLIDTGTFIVESWLHNIREFSVVAAKGIDGKIQMFPIVENIFKNKQLIETMTPVKLADEVEFEMQRVAEVLGNVLNYRGAYEVDFYLTESGNLITKRMVATLSRPSAIFTQVTNLSVYEQHIRAIAGLPLSLVTASSPAVLVPFNEIDDDTLRTQWLIKDNWHFTFYHNAGHSLQTAKGHFVATGTDLRSLLEQIDATGIIGKKTD; encoded by the coding sequence ATGGCAACACAATTTTATCCAGGACAAACACTAGGTATCATTGGGGAAGGAATTAATGGCCCCATGCTTGCGCAAACTGCCCGGCAAATGGGTTTTCGCGTTGCAGCGTATAGCCCTGAAGCACAATCAGAAATTCTGCACTTAGCCGATTTACGGTTTACGGGGAATTTTTATAATTGGGAACAGCTGCGGGCATTTGCGGAAAGTGTTGATTTTGTTACGTACGAAAGTCAAGATGTTCCTAGCGAGACGCTCTCGTTTTTGCAACAGTACACAAACTTACCACAAGGTACTGAAGCGCTTGATATCACGATGGATCGCCTGATGGAACGGACTTTGTTGGAAGAAAATAACATCAACGTTTTACCATATTCATCAGCGATTGACTTAGATGATGTGGTGACGTCGGCGGTTCGATTAGGCTATCCAGTGGCGTTAAAGCCCATTCAGAAGACTTTTGATCATGGTCGCGAACGCGTGATTGAAGGACCAGCATCGATTGGCCGGGTGGCGGATTTGATTGACACTGGAACGTTCATCGTCGAGTCTTGGCTACACAATATTCGTGAATTTTCCGTCGTGGCTGCAAAAGGAATTGACGGTAAAATTCAAATGTTTCCGATTGTGGAAAACATTTTCAAGAATAAGCAATTGATCGAAACGATGACTCCAGTTAAATTGGCTGACGAAGTTGAATTTGAAATGCAACGGGTCGCTGAAGTGTTAGGGAATGTTTTGAACTATCGCGGTGCTTACGAAGTTGATTTCTACCTCACGGAAAGTGGTAACTTGATTACCAAACGGATGGTTGCAACTTTGAGCCGCCCAAGCGCAATCTTTACCCAAGTGACGAACTTATCAGTGTATGAACAACACATCCGTGCAATTGCGGGATTGCCATTATCATTGGTAACGGCATCATCACCCGCTGTGCTAGTACCGTTCAATGAGATTGATGACGACACGTTACGGACACAATGGCTAATTAAGGATAACTGGCACTTTACGTTCTACCATAATGCCGGCCATTCATTACAAACTGCTAAAGGGCACTTTGTTGCGACTGGAACGGATCTGCGTTCATTACTTGAACAAATTGATGCAACTGGGATTATTGGGAAGAAAACTGATTAA